The segment CCATCCCTGCAGCCATCCTTGACATCGAATTGACAGTTTAGACACCATAAACCCATTTTGGTTCATCACACTCACAGCACGCGGAGGTGGcattctctcctcctccgtcgtcgcctcgcCAACAAAGCCGGCAAGCAGATCGGCGGGCCTTCCACCTCCGTCACCGTCCAGAGAGAAgccccactgccgccgccgtccctcaGCTTCATGGCCATGGCGCCCCACTCCTTGACGCATCTCGCCGTCGGGCAGGTCCGACAGTTACCAAAGGGGATCTGGGCCATCAGCCGAATTTTTGGGTCTTTCTTCATCACCGCCCTCTATCGTTCCAGGTACGTTTCAGCCCTCTATCGTTCCTCCGCTTCCTGATTCAGAGAGTTAGTTCACATAGCTTCGAAGGTATCTAATGTGTTTTTTATATGATTAGGATAGACATCCCCAGAGCAGGCAGAAAGCagtgttgggaaaaaaaaaatgaagcagcCGAGCTATTCGGTACCAGTGAGTGAATATGCATTCCACTATCCTTTTGTTTTTGCCTCTATGTGACAATAAATTTATTGGCTCACCTTTGTATTCATAAAATGTGGGAAGCAAGAGCTTCTCAACCAATGTCTACACTCAAATATCATTTACAGTTTCTGAAGAGAATGATGTAATCGTTGTTAGCAGAGAAAAAGGATATGGGAAAACAACTCAGGCAATTGCCTTACGTTTTCATCAAAACTATAGACTAACTTTTCCCTTAACGACTGGATAATTCTACAAACTCGACTAATTGAGCGCAATAGGCCAGGATATATGGGACCTATGCTTGACATATTCAACGGAAAGTGCCTTCCTCATATATCAATGTGTTTTTGGATCTTACTATTTTGATGACCCATTTTCATCTATGGGAATGTGTTAATGAATTGATCTTGTGATATGCCTATTGTCTTCATCTCCCAGCCAATCAGCTTCTATTATTTGGCGATACTTAGGTTTGCATATACTCGATCATGTAGAAAGACATTTAGTACTGGGTGTGACGCAACACCAGCTTGTATAGGTTAATCCTGATCTTTCCAGAAGCATGGAATTTTACACGATTATTTATCGTTCATTTCCAGGAACCCACTGTTTATTTTGGTGTATATGATTGAATCTGAGCTTGGTAGTTACTGCAACATAGCTTGCACACAACCCCGGAGGATAGTGGTATGATCACAGTGCAGACCTTgatcttttccttctttctttctagTGCAGCATCTcaacactatattttggatatCATAAAAAATTGCATGTCATATTCATGAAATCACTTCCGAGATCATAACTTCATCATACAGTAGTAATATCTTAGTGCTGTATTACAATGTGATCGCCTGGTATGATAAATATCCTATTATATGATTGCCATGCATCTTATATTTAATTGAACTGATCTGGGTTGTTGAATATAACTTGGTAGATCTACTTATTTGGCCATTTCAGTGGCTGAAAGTGTTTCTAATTAGAGGTTTAAATCTTCTCCTGGATCTAAAGGATTCTTTGTTCAGATATCAAGTTCGCCTTGACAGTGCTTGGTACTTGATCTTTCTCGTATTCACATTATATATGTGAAAAATTTCTTGTAATTTTGCACTGAAGATCTCTATGACGTGTTCAACTTGGTTCTGATAATTTGGGTTCTTTGTACTGTTTTAGGAATGAAAGGACAAAGCTTATGTTCTGTACCACCGGTATCCAGCTTAGGAAATTATCTGTAAGTAGTGCCCTCATGTTAACCATAGTCTGGCTTTCTGCAATACTTTTAGCATCCCTCTACTTCTGTTTTAAGTCATGTAATGATAGTTGCTAAGAATGTATTTCTTTTTCATGTTAACTTCAGGGGGAACAATTCTTTAAGTGATGTTACTCGTGTAGTTGTAGATGAAGTACATGAACGTACTATTTTGGTATACATGTTTGTGTTCTTTTCCTTTCTGtgttacataatttttttttttttttgttattatggTAGATGAAGTGCATGAATGATCCTGATTTCCCAGTTTCAGGGTGACTCTGTGTTGATTGTTCTTAAGAGTCTTGTCAAGAAATGTTCTAATCAACCACAAAGGAAGTTGAAAGTGATTCTCATGTAAAATCACTGTCTTGTTTCTGTTTTTATTCCTTTTCAGTTTGTAATTCTTTTTCCTGCATTGATAATCAGGAGAGTCTAATGTTTACTTCCCCATGCACTTTACCGTTAGGTCTGCTACTGTTGATTCAGTCCTATTTGCTCGGTATTTTGGAGATTGCCTGTAATTAATGTTGAAGGGAGAACACATCCGGTTTCAACTCATTTCCTTGATGGTGTTTATAAGAAATGGAGTACAGTGTTGCTTTGGATTCTCTTGCATCAGGAGCATACTTTCAGCAGCATGGAGAAAAGGCTTTACCTTACTCATTTCTCGTTCTTAATGAAATTTATATCCTGCTACAACTGTCGTGTGACTGTTACTGTTCTCTCTGGATTACTAAATCTGATGAACACCTCTTGTCCTCATTAAGTCATTGTATTATGATGAACTATGTCTTAGGCTCATATCTTTGTGTTGATATGTTCTGTTGGTCTTTTATCTGTGCTTTGTTACAACAACTTTGCATAATCATGAGCATGATGCATGCCATGCAACTTGTTTTTCCATATATTACTTCTTGACATGAAGTAAGGACTTCATAAGATACCTCCGAAGGTAAGATTTTCTATTTGGAACTTGGGATTATTTTGGTGGAAGTGTATGATATACACGTTTTTACCATAGACTATATGACAGCCATATGATATCTATATCCTCAGAGCTAGCCAGACGTCCATTTGGCAATCATGACACTTGTGTGTTTATCATCAGTACTctatgctgattttttttttcattctgctCCAGTGGAAGAATGCTAGTAGCACAGTGAACAATCGCGAGAATAGAAGAACCTTGTTTTATCCTCAGTGgattgggggtgggggtgagTCAGTGCTTTCTGAATATTTTGTTAATCCCCATTATACAACTGACTGCTATCAGTTTTGCTCTCttcttaaaatattattttggcCTGACTAAAGATTTTCTGTTGCTAACTCAGTAACGCCTAAATGAAGATGTGATTGGTTTTGATCTATTGGaagacttgatatgctatattgATGAGAGCTGCCCCCTGCCGCTATTCTAATTTCCTTCCTGTAAGTTCAGGGTATCATGCCAGTTTAATGCTTCATTTCTTTATAGACAACTTGCAATATGGATCACCATTTTCTGTCTGGGATGCTGCTCAGGGAGTCACAGAGATTGATATGCTGATTGATAGATTTTCTGCTTCGATTAGATTCGGAAGGGCATCGTCTGATTGGATTCTTCCTTTGCATTCACTGCTTTCACCCACCGAACAAAGGAAGGTGTTCCAGTCACCACCAGAAAACATTCACAAGGTGATTCTCTTCACCCAGGACTACTGAGCACGCAATtacttattattttcttattcTGTGCTGCATGATATTGCAGGTTATTGTTGCCACAGACATAGCAGATACGAGCTTTACAATAAGCTAACAGGAATGGAAATTTCAGTTTTACATTCTCAGACGAGTTGAAGTTAAAAAAGGAGGGTAATTGAGTTGCAGAGTAGCTGAGGTTACCAAAGAAACAAGTCAAGTAAGATGAACAACTCCATTCCTATATCATTGTCGCGAAATAGTAAAGtataaaaaatttcatgtaACAGAACTTTACAATTGATGATGTGATCTATGTAGTTGATACTGGAAAGCACAAGGATAACCACTATAACCTGCAGAAGGTcacttttttcttgttttaccTGTAAATTTGAATGATTACAGATATAACAATTGTACAATCCTTTCCCAgggattttgttcttttcttttcatgttctgTTTGTTTCTTAACTGGGTGATGCACTTTAGATATGCTGAGCCTGAAAGTCCTTGTTGAACCTGTCTATTTGGTTAAATTTGTGTGCTCGTTCTTTGTTGGAACTATGtatagtaatatatattataaacttTTGGACTCTGGTCCTGTCTTTGTTTGTTAGTGGATCTTGTAAAAGTTGAATCAGCTGGTCCATCGAACATAGTACTGGCTGCCATGAAGATTTACTCTTGGGTCCGTCATCATCAGAATTTAATTAGTAGTGTATGGTTTTCTTTACAaaattctatttatttgatgCCTTTGCCCTAAAATTGACTATTTAGTTATTTAAAATCTTGGGAGTTAAATTCTGATTGAAGTAACATGCTTGgattctattttaaaaaaaacttttgaaagTTAAAATAAAAATGCTTGATGGTTGGTATTTGTTGTGGGCTTCTACTATGTTACATTGTGAGCTCATGGGTTGGACTTTTTGGACCCATGGTTACTGGAGTAACAATCACATGAAATTCATTTGTTGCCATGAGCTCAGCCTAGCAACTTTTTTTATGCATGTGTTGACATAATAAATCATCTCAAAGCATATCTAATAGAAGCTGTTTTGTCATAGTCGTTTTGCAAAAATTGTCAAAACATTGCATAGAAGATTGGATTTCTCGTGCAAATGCAAAACAGGGACGAGGATGGGGTGGTTGTGTGAAGCCTGGGTTGTGTTTCTGCTTGtattgttttgaaaaaaatgatgcaCCCATTTAGGTTCTCCAGAATCTAGAATACAAATTCTGCACCAAAGATTCCATATCTTAATACCTGTAACATAATAAAAAATGAGTTTGCTTTATGGAAATGAGctatatttaattaattgttttgcTGAAGACAACTACAATTGTCCTAAGCAACATCTGTAATCGTCGTGCATTCATATTTCTACCTATTATGCTTGAAGGTGCCTGAGATGCTGCGGATGCCATTGACTGAGCTGTGTTTACAAATGAAATTGCTTCATCTGGGCGGCATAAAATCATTTCTTCCAAAGGTATATTTTATCCTCTCTACACCACTGctcttttttcgttttcttcagATGCATCTATGCGACCTCGTAAGTTCTCTGTAAGATTTGTATGAGTGGTTATGCTCCTTTGAATGTGTTTGTGTAGTGTAGCATCATTTGTTGATGCAGTTTATCTGTTCTTCAGTTCCGCTTTCCTGTTTATTTTGTTTGACCAGTAGCTCTGCTTTCTGTTTGTATCATCTGTGAAAATTGTGATGCTAAATAATCATATTTCATATCATATTGTTTCAGGCCAAAGAGAGCCCTAAATAAAAAGCTATCTCCTCTGCTATTGACTTGTTTTATCAGGGTTCTATTCTGCCTTTTGTCATATAAATCTTTTATTCATGCCAAGAGTGCACATAAGTAGCACAAACATTTTTGTCATCTCCTATTGTAGTTCTTAACCAAACTTTATATTGTCCGGTGTTGTCTAGGTTGTAGCATTTGAAGGACATGAGGAATTATCACATCTTGGCTATCATTTGGCCAATTTGCCAGTTGATATTTTGATTGGAAAGGTGcagctaaaatataatttactaGCTCATTCATCAAATATGACGTAGATATTTAATGCATATATTTCAGCTGGTATATATTTGCATACAATAAGTTGTCCCGGAGTAATTTGCTGGTATGTTGTtgctaattactccctccatattttaatgtatgacgccgttgacttttcgaataacgtttgaccattcgttttattcaaaatttctgtgcaaatatgaaactattcatgtcatgcttaaagaacatttgatgacaaatcaagtcataataaaataaatgataattacatggattttttgaataagacaaatggtcaaacgttggacaaaaagtcaacggcgtcatacattaaaatatggaggtagtagcaTTTATCTGTGCTTGACTGTGGGTGTGTGTGTGGCAATATAACCATAATTTCTTcaagatatatataaatacatgatttatatttccaaacaAGAAAACGTGGCTTGTTGTATCTAACCTCACATTTGCATGGGAGATTTTATTTGTCTTGTTAAACAGCAGAGTAGCACATTTAGGTGTTAATGTTGGTTCTTTTATTCAATCTGCATGCAAACAAAGACAGCCTCTTATGCTTCATTTATATTCGCATGCATTCGGTACCTACCCTCGCAGCGACGCGGTACCGATCATATCCAGCCGTTGGATCGATGGAAATAGACGGTCAGGATATGATACCTCCTCTTCCCAAGGACagtaaaaaaatctcaaatTCAGTCACACACAACAGTTACATGTATGCATGTAATCCATCTATCCCATGATATAATGGATTTTAGGTGTATAACAGAGACGAGAGGATACACCCGGTAACTTAATTGGTAGTTACACTTAGCTAGAGAGGTAGTGCTAGTAggaggatgggatgggatggaagtaactaaaattacatatttatccTCTAATCGTCCTCCATTTCCTCGTACCCCTTAAGGTTCTAAGTATAAGAGTAACATGGTTCAACGCCTTCAACGCCTTCaattttcttataaaattttctctcaaattatttATCCGGTCTACAATttaattacaccattgtgttcgttgcaatataattaaatctttacaacaacattttacatgattatatgatgatgaaaaaaatatagataagGATTGCCCGCGCCTTCCTTTTAAGTTATCTTTCCCCACCATCAATTACTAATGGGAGACTAGATCCTACAAGAACTTTGACTaacaaaaatcaaacaacttataaaacGTAGGGGTACTTATAATTTTACAGGTAAACAAAAGCAATTACTAAAGTGCTGTCAGTATAcacttttttgttgttttgcagCCTTGTCCTAGGTAATGAGGAAAGTTTGCCCACACTTGTCAAGCACGATCGAATATATACAAGCCGCGCGTCGAAGGAGgctggtgggacccacatgctaAATTAACTTACGGAGTAACTTTCTCTCCGGGCCATTGGATAGGCGCACCTCCTAGCTATCTGCCGAGCAATTCCGATTCGACTGAGCCGCGTGCAATCCATGCATAACCGATTCCGTCTCTGATCCCTCGTAATTCTCCTCAAATAGCATGCATGCAGTAGCTAGCGAATCATTGTAAGTCAATTAGCAAAGCCAGCAACGCAACGCAATTAAGCAGACTGCTGCTCCCAGCTGCCGGGCGACCTTCTTGCCGacatcctccgccgcctgccgctacgcagcctcgccgccgcgcgcgccgtttGCCACACCTGGCGTGACATCGTTGACGACCATTCCCTTATTACACAGACAGCCGCGCTCCTCCCAAACCATCTCTGCGGCCTCTTCGTCTGCCTCAATGAATCGTGCCTCCATGGCTTCTTCGcccgtccctcgccgccggccaccatccCTGGCATCGACCTCGATTACATCGACGACCTCGACTACGACTTGGACGACGATGCCACCATCGAAGTCCACTGCAACGGCCTCCTCTTGCTCGATCACCACGTCGTCAACCCGGCCACCCGCCAGTGGATGCGTCTACCTCATGTCCCCCCGTACGCCTCATTGCCCAACATAATGTACGGTGATCGGGGTCTTGTCTTCGACCCAGCAGTGTCACCACACTATGACGTCCTCTGGATGCCCTACCTGATTCTTCATCGACTCCTTGAGGCATCTCTATCGGATCAGTGGCCGCCATCGCCGTTCATCCTGCACGTCTTCTCCTCCACAACGGGGCGATGGGAGGAGAAGTCGTTTCTCCGGGAAGGTGACGCCACCATGGGCACCATGGCTGATGTATCATTGGCAAGGGTACCTTACCACTGCAAGACTCACTCTGTCTACCTCCGAGGAGCGCTCTACATGCATTGCCAGAATGATTGCGTTATCAAGATCACACCTGCGGACCACAAGTATTGGGTCATCAAATTGCCTGGCGACTTTGCATCAAACAGAAAGACTAGGGACCCTTTCCTAGGAAAATCGAAAGACAGAGTGTGCTACGTATTGGTCACCGGTCTAAGTCGACTCCAAATTTGGTTCCTCAACGAAGCTAAATCAGCTTCTTCTTCTTACGACGACAGCAGTGGTTATGAGTGGGTGCTCAAGCATGGTGTTGACCTAGGGCCGATAATACAAAGCTACCCCTGCAACCATGGTCGTCAGCAATGGATATGGCATAATGCTGACACTAAACAAGATGAAACCAGGGAATTACCAGCTGTAAACGACATGGAGGAATTTGAATGGGCTATCGATAAGGACTCTGACGACATTATTAGTGGTGCCAATGAAAGCATCCACCACAATGGAGAATACATCTCCGCTGTACTCGGATTTCATCCTTTTAAAGACATTGTCTTCTTGCACGATACAAATTTAAGAGTTGTTGCATATGACTACAACAAGGCAAAGGTTCAAGACTTGGGTATGATGTTCCTATACCATAATACAGATAGAGTGGTAAGCTCATTTCTATATACACCTATGATGTTCCTGGAATGCACTACGGTTGATTTTAATGTATATTTATGGATATGCCCACGTTGGACGGAGCGGAGTTTGATTGCCCTATAGCTTTTTCACTCGTTTATCATTTGTAACAAAGAGTGATATATTTGTTTGATTGTATATCCGGAAGACTGGTCCGGTATATCTTGAAATTGACAAAGTAACCCAATTTAAAAAGATAAGGGCTGGGGTTTAATATTTATGATATTTTGCGATTTAAGATATAATTCGAACTCGGTATCAAGATGAGTAACATAacatgaacttattcctagatATGTTGGCATAAAAAAAAGGCCCAGTGAGCCCAGCCCACCACGCAAGTTGAATACACCAGTCAAgatggcttcttcttcttcttctagcgCGGTGGTAGCATCTTGTCGAGGCCGAAGCGTTTGGCGAAGAAGGCGTCGCGCGCCCacagcggcgccgccaccagcgccgcGAACAGCAATGTCATGTTCCCGTACACGATctcccgcggcggccgcgcgctcaTCACCCGCCGAGCCACGTGCGCCGCGAACACGCCGCCGTCCGTCGCGCCCCCCGCCTGCGACGCCCGCGCCCTCTCCGCGATCTCCGCCGCGAACTCCCGGTACACCCGCCACTCCGCCTGCCCTCCGGCGAGCTGCGCCGCGTTGGCGTGGCCCAGTCCGGACCTCACCGCGCCGGGCACCACCTTCACCACGTGCACGCCGAACGGCCGCAGCTCCACCCGCAGTGCGTCCGTCGCCGCGTGCACCGCCGCCTTCGACGCGCAGTACGGGCCGGcccacggcgtcgccgccgttccCACCACGCTGCCAACGTTCACCACGCGCCCGGAACGCCGCGACGCCATGTGCGGCGCCACGGCGCGCACCATCCGGAGCTGCCCGAGGAAGTTGACGTCCATGGCGCGCCGCACGGCCTCGCCGCGGAGCTCGGCGAGCGGGCCCGTGCACCCGATGCCGGCGTTGTTCACCAGCACGTCGACGCGCCCGTGCTCGGCGAGGACGCGCGCCACGGCGCCCTCGACGCTCTCGTCGGAGGTGACGTCGAGCGGGAGGTGGTCGGCGTCGAGGCCGGCGAGGTCGGGCACGCGGTCGGGGAcgtcggtggcgacgacgcggcAGCCGAGGGAGGCGAAGGCCTTGCAGTACTCGTAGCCGATGCCGCCGTTGGCGCAGCCGGTGATGAGCACCACCGGCATCTCGGgcttgtcgtcgtcgccatctccGGCGTCATTAGGCGGCGCCATGGATTATTAGTGCGGCAATGCAAAGCACGTAATTATAATTGCAACATTGTGATTGGAGTTTCCGTCACCAAGGAATATGCAGGAGGGATATGCGGCTGCTCATGGCGTCTTCCGCTTGGAATTAATCGTTTTCGTTGCCGTTCATGCATGCTCGATCCATTTCGTTGTGAGTATATGCTTGTTTATTTAGGATTTCTTTTCACCGTCTGTGTAGCATGATTTCGATCTCCAAATTAAGTATAAACACTCTGCTTCTCTTCACTGAAAATTCAGTTTAGTCTCTTGTTTTACTTTAGGCCCATTGTTTTGGTTTTGGGCTCTGCTTTCTGAAACAGTGCTCTTGTGTCTTCAAGCTTCAATCCAGAATTCCAGAGACAAAGCCCAGCATATGCTCCAAGCTTATATAATACTATCATGTAGCTTCAGCTAAGTTTTCTCCATTCAGATGAAGATTTTTACGGTACAATCTACTGGCAGTATacaactagtttttttttctgaaggaaaaaaaaaaaaacctactccTGGAGGCTGGAACTATCAAGATTCAGTCTATGTCTATCTGCAGGTAGCTAGGTTGGTAATCTGACTTAAGCGTACCCAGGTTATAACAGAATTCGATTGCTCTGAGAATACATTAGTTATTACTTGCACAATTGGACTGACGAATCTTGCTTACCTGCTTAATCAGCATGTATTAAAACGTCTAAACAGCGCAGAATGGGCAAAAAAAGATTCATGTGTTCCTTTCTGCTGATTAGCCATTTGAAATGCTTACAAGCCAGTAGCAGCAACTAAACAAAAAGACACACGCTAGATGCAACCGTAACTTTGTAAGTTTCTGTAGAATGACATATGAATCACATTACTCTGACTAATTCAG is part of the Oryza glaberrima chromosome 12, OglaRS2, whole genome shotgun sequence genome and harbors:
- the LOC127756427 gene encoding short-chain dehydrogenase ptmH-like encodes the protein MAPPNDAGDGDDDKPEMPVVLITGCANGGIGYEYCKAFASLGCRVVATDVPDRVPDLAGLDADHLPLDVTSDESVEGAVARVLAEHGRVDVLVNNAGIGCTGPLAELRGEAVRRAMDVNFLGQLRMVRAVAPHMASRRSGRVVNVGSVVGTAATPWAGPYCASKAAVHAATDALRVELRPFGVHVVKVVPGAVRSGLGHANAAQLAGGQAEWRVYREFAAEIAERARASQAGGATDGGVFAAHVARRVMSARPPREIVYGNMTLLFAALVAAPLWARDAFFAKRFGLDKMLPPR